A genome region from Aphelocoma coerulescens isolate FSJ_1873_10779 chromosome Z unlocalized genomic scaffold, UR_Acoe_1.0 ChrZ, whole genome shotgun sequence includes the following:
- the ARHGEF39 gene encoding rho guanine nucleotide exchange factor 39, translating to MSASSLLFAVGANTVEDQRARWERKRSRTAKELLETEHKYLEQLDLVLTYFVTILKAKGTLKPAVLETIFGPLESLYSASHVLSFHLEKGNLGPGLENFSQSLDLYGHYAENLEQANKTLKEQLRKNKSFRRFKKLQEARPQFQGRELEDLLPLPLQRLHQYKHFFRDLLQNTSPDTAEYQKLAKAVKSVSEVSQWVQDIFDKRENSLQLLRVQKLLKGQKTQVLTPGRWYIREGWLLVVPSKGEELKRRMFFLFSDILIAAKPCHPLHLLNSNKLSCQAVYPLHQCSVDKVFGHTQSQGGLLSLSFPQKTLLLMSSNQQEIHDWYRSLTAAVRQLKA from the exons ATGAGtgcctcatccctgctgttTGCAGTTGGAGCAAACACTGTGGAAGACCAGAGGGCTCGCTGGGAGAGAAAGCGCAGCCGGACAGCCAAGGAACTGCTGGAAACGGAACACAAATACCTTGAGCAGCTGGACTTGGTGCTCACT TACTTCGTGACAATTTTAAAAGCCAAAGGGACGCTGAAACCTGCTGTGTTGGAAACTATATTTGGACCCCTGGAATCCTTATATTCTGCCAGCCA TGTTCTGTCATTTCAcctggaaaaagggaatttgggaCCAGgactggaaaatttttctcaaaGTCTGGATCTTTATGGACACTATGCAGAGAATTTGGAGCAGGCAAATAAAACCTTGAAG GAGCAACTGAGGAAAAATAAGTCATTTCGGCGGTTTAAGAAACTCCAGGAGGCTCGACCTCAGTTTCAAGGGAGGGAACTAGAGGATCTGCTTCCTTTGCCCCTGCAGAGGCTGCACCA GTACAAGCATTTCTTCAGAGATCTGCTGCAGAACACCAGCCCAGACACTGCTGAGTACCAGAAACTTGCAA AGGCCGTGAAATCTGTTTCTGAGGTATCTCAGTGGGTCCAAGACATCTTTGATAAGAGAGAGAACTCCTTGCAGCTGCTTCGGGTTCAGAAACTGCTCAAAGGACAAAAGACTCAGGTTTTGACTCCAG GGCGCTGGTATATCCGGGAAGGCTGGCTTTTGGTGGTGCCTTCAAAGGGAGAAGAACTGAAGCGCAGGATGTTCTTCCTGTTCTCCGATATCCTCATTGCAGCGAAGCCCTGCCACCCACTGCACCTGCTGAACTCGAACAAACTGTCCTGCCAGGCTGTCTACCCACTCCACCAGTGCTCAGTGGATAAAGTGTTCGGCCACACACAGAGCCAGGGAGGGCTCCTCAGT ctttcctttccacagAAGACACTGCTGTTGATGTCCAGCAACCAACAAGAGATCCATGACTGGTACCGGAGTCTCACAGCTGCAGTCAG GCAGCTGAAAGCCTGA